In Cupriavidus basilensis, one genomic interval encodes:
- a CDS encoding plasmid partitioning protein RepB C-terminal domain-containing protein: protein MSGITLGFIPEPLSVPVVCILPSRRPPDGIGISRKFKQIKSSIEEIGLIEPLTVTAANQQSGQHVLLDGHIRLIALRDLGYVEASCLVATDDEMYTYNNRINRLSTIQEHLMLRRAIDRGVSPERLAKALSVDVSHIQKKITLLNGICPEATELLKDRQFSPELSRAIRKMKPTRQVECIELMVSANNLTVGYAEALLVATPVPLLINGKKPKKLTGVTQEQMGKMEREMGNLQGQYKLVEQTYGQDVLNLVLAKGYLGKLLENESISAFLRQRQPDLLAEFEMIVQTVSLDQ, encoded by the coding sequence ATGAGCGGCATCACCCTTGGGTTTATACCGGAACCACTCAGCGTCCCAGTCGTCTGCATCCTTCCATCTCGGAGACCGCCTGACGGGATAGGGATCTCTCGGAAATTCAAACAAATCAAATCTTCGATAGAAGAGATCGGCCTCATTGAACCCCTTACGGTAACTGCCGCGAACCAACAGTCAGGGCAACATGTCCTGCTCGACGGCCACATTAGACTCATTGCACTCCGCGACCTGGGTTACGTTGAGGCATCTTGCCTCGTCGCTACAGATGACGAAATGTACACGTATAACAACCGCATCAATCGGCTGTCCACGATCCAAGAGCACCTCATGCTTCGACGCGCCATCGACCGCGGCGTCTCTCCAGAGCGTCTGGCCAAAGCATTGAGCGTCGACGTCTCTCATATCCAGAAGAAGATCACCCTTCTCAATGGGATCTGCCCCGAGGCGACTGAGCTACTCAAGGATCGCCAATTCTCACCAGAGTTGTCGCGTGCAATTCGGAAGATGAAGCCTACCAGACAAGTGGAGTGCATCGAGCTCATGGTCTCTGCGAACAATCTCACGGTGGGCTATGCCGAGGCGCTGCTGGTTGCAACGCCAGTTCCACTTTTGATCAATGGCAAGAAGCCTAAGAAATTGACTGGTGTTACCCAAGAACAGATGGGAAAGATGGAGCGTGAGATGGGAAATCTGCAGGGACAATATAAGCTCGTCGAACAGACATATGGCCAGGACGTTCTCAATCTTGTATTGGCCAAGGGGTACCTGGGGAAGTTACTGGAGAACGAATCGATTTCCGCCTTCCTTCGCCAGAGACAGCCTGATCTCCTCGCCGAGTTCGAGATGATTGTACAAACGGTCTCGTTGGATCAATAG
- a CDS encoding ParB/RepB/Spo0J family partition protein, translated as MIEKRQPGEVRMIPIDRVQVLNPRERNGRVFEEIVGNIKLIGLKKPITVTPRAGANGDERYMLVCGEGRLKAFRSLGETTIPALVVHVSDEDAFLMSLTENIARRQCRSLELLSGIRQLHDQGYTPKTIAEKTGLTQQYVQGILTLLQQGEERLLVAVEKGSIPLNAALTIVGAGDDDKAVQAALQEAYESGKLRGKQLMDARRVIERRQTLGRSAAHRMPRKMSDVTSSSLVRTYQNEVERQKAIVRKAEFAQQRLLFVIGALRQLFVDENFVNLLRAEDLATLPKYLSERVWPGGSLS; from the coding sequence ATGATCGAGAAGCGACAACCCGGTGAAGTCCGGATGATCCCCATTGATCGGGTCCAGGTCCTCAATCCCCGGGAACGAAACGGCCGCGTCTTCGAAGAGATAGTCGGCAACATCAAATTAATAGGACTTAAGAAGCCCATCACCGTCACACCGCGTGCGGGCGCAAACGGAGATGAGCGATACATGCTCGTATGCGGCGAGGGGAGACTCAAGGCATTCCGCTCACTCGGGGAGACAACAATTCCTGCGCTTGTTGTTCACGTGAGTGACGAGGATGCGTTTCTCATGAGTCTTACGGAGAACATAGCGCGGCGCCAGTGCAGGTCCCTGGAGCTACTGTCTGGCATAAGACAACTGCACGACCAGGGGTACACCCCAAAAACCATCGCCGAGAAAACCGGCCTTACCCAGCAGTACGTCCAGGGGATACTCACCCTGTTGCAGCAGGGCGAAGAACGCCTTCTTGTAGCTGTTGAGAAAGGAAGCATTCCGCTCAATGCCGCCCTGACGATTGTGGGCGCCGGTGACGACGACAAGGCCGTCCAAGCGGCACTACAAGAGGCGTATGAATCCGGAAAACTCCGCGGAAAGCAGTTGATGGACGCCCGCCGCGTCATCGAACGGAGGCAGACTCTGGGAAGATCAGCAGCGCACAGGATGCCGCGCAAGATGAGCGATGTCACCAGCTCAAGCCTTGTGCGCACGTATCAGAACGAGGTTGAGCGCCAAAAGGCGATTGTAAGAAAAGCGGAATTCGCGCAGCAACGCCTTCTTTTTGTAATAGGTGCGCTTCGTCAGCTGTTTGTGGATGAGAACTTTGTGAATCTCCTTCGAGCCGAGGACTTGGCCACCTTGCCGAAATATCTGTCCGAGCGGGTCTGGCCCGGCGGGAGCCTTTCATGA
- a CDS encoding recombinase family protein, with amino-acid sequence MQTDNQHMGAMAQTAGLRAAEYVRMSTEHQQYSTENQRDKIREYASRRGFEIVRTYADEGKSGLRIDGRQALQDLIRDVEAGTADFKVILVYDVSRWGRFQDADESAYYEYICRRAGLQVAYCAEQFENDGSPVSTIVKGVKRAMAGEYSRELSAKVFAGQCRLIELGFRQGGPAGYGLRRVLVDQHGIMKGPLERGEHKSLQTDRVILMPGPDSEVRTVNLIYAWFIDEALNEYEIAARLNGMRIQTELGRAWSRATVREVLTNEKYIGNNVYNRVSFKLKKMRVSNTPDMWIRKEHAFDSIVPSDIFYTAQGIMRARARRYTDDELIERLRSLYRSRGFLSGLVIDETEGMPSTSVYVYRFGSLIRAYQTVGFTPDRDYRYVETNRFLRRLHPEIVAQTEEQIAALGGAVTRDPATDMLTVNREFSASLVLARCQAHENGHSHWKVRFDTSLVPDITVAVRLDHANAAPLDYYLLPRLDFCRPRINLADRNPVEFESYRFDTLDYLYGMAARAKVRRSA; translated from the coding sequence ATGCAGACGGACAACCAACACATGGGCGCGATGGCGCAAACGGCGGGATTACGGGCCGCCGAGTACGTTCGCATGTCGACCGAGCATCAGCAGTATTCAACGGAGAACCAGCGAGACAAGATCCGGGAGTATGCAAGCCGGCGAGGTTTCGAGATTGTTCGAACCTATGCTGACGAAGGAAAAAGTGGCCTACGGATCGACGGGCGCCAAGCGCTTCAAGACCTGATCCGCGACGTGGAGGCCGGCACAGCCGACTTCAAGGTGATTCTGGTGTACGACGTCAGCCGTTGGGGGAGATTCCAGGATGCAGATGAAAGCGCCTACTACGAGTACATCTGTCGGCGCGCCGGCCTTCAGGTCGCCTATTGCGCGGAACAGTTCGAGAACGATGGATCTCCCGTTTCGACGATAGTCAAAGGCGTCAAGCGCGCCATGGCGGGCGAGTACAGTCGAGAGCTGTCAGCCAAAGTCTTCGCCGGCCAGTGCCGATTGATCGAGCTCGGATTCAGACAAGGCGGCCCTGCGGGATACGGACTCCGCCGAGTACTCGTCGACCAACACGGAATCATGAAAGGGCCTCTTGAACGAGGAGAGCACAAAAGCCTGCAGACCGACCGCGTCATCCTGATGCCTGGCCCGGACAGCGAGGTCCGCACGGTCAATCTCATCTACGCTTGGTTCATTGATGAGGCACTGAACGAATATGAAATCGCCGCGCGACTGAACGGCATGCGGATCCAAACCGAGCTTGGCCGTGCCTGGAGCCGTGCCACTGTTAGGGAGGTACTAACGAACGAGAAATACATCGGCAACAATGTGTACAACCGCGTTTCCTTCAAGCTGAAGAAGATGCGGGTCTCGAACACGCCAGACATGTGGATACGAAAGGAACACGCCTTTGACTCAATAGTGCCCAGCGACATCTTCTACACGGCCCAGGGAATTATGCGCGCACGGGCCCGGCGTTACACGGATGATGAGCTGATCGAACGGTTGCGGTCTCTCTACAGAAGCCGCGGCTTCCTTTCCGGCCTGGTCATCGATGAGACCGAAGGCATGCCATCCACCTCTGTCTATGTGTATCGCTTCGGCAGCCTCATTCGCGCCTACCAAACAGTTGGATTTACTCCAGATCGGGACTATCGATATGTGGAAACGAACCGCTTCCTCAGGCGCCTCCATCCCGAAATCGTGGCACAAACGGAGGAACAGATTGCCGCTCTCGGCGGTGCGGTGACTCGTGACCCTGCGACCGATATGCTCACCGTGAACCGAGAATTCAGTGCCTCGCTCGTCCTGGCGCGCTGCCAAGCCCATGAGAACGGGCATAGCCACTGGAAGGTGCGATTCGATACAAGCTTAGTGCCGGATATCACAGTCGCGGTGAGATTGGATCATGCAAACGCAGCCCCCTTGGACTACTACTTGCTCCCGAGGCTCGACTTCTGTCGGCCGCGCATCAACCTAGCCGACCGGAACCCGGTTGAGTTCGAGAGCTACAGATTTGACACGCTTGATTACTTGTATGGAATGGCAGCTCGCGCGAAGGTTCGGAGGTCAGCATGA
- a CDS encoding helix-turn-helix transcriptional regulator: protein MVTSAKWPRLESDILSCMPSAAEAPILSGDLIDNLQKLYRHDPPKRDTILRALERMEIDALVAKSGRSRDRVWWRTGKRAPSETARRPPLELAIALLTLQRHAPNHLPSHVIGELEAYFAGATRVLQESPIDRALVDARAWATKTVRIDAGYPLRSPPIREEILNAIRRALYATRVLTVCYRNSRLDSEAPAEFAVVPLALVERGPVLYLVASRLSSDGSFKRYQLRLDRFVSAICTEVPGEPDPDFDLDAYVRHNQFFSFFPEAPVRIELRVREDGSIRNLFREQKLADDQEIVEEEGGFRLAATVIPSIELRNLLMERSARVEILSPASLRKEIAENLRQAYAAYADSAGTA, encoded by the coding sequence ATGGTGACTTCGGCAAAGTGGCCCCGCCTCGAAAGTGACATCCTCTCCTGCATGCCATCGGCGGCCGAAGCGCCGATTTTGTCTGGCGACCTGATAGACAACCTGCAGAAGCTCTACCGGCACGATCCGCCCAAGCGCGACACCATCCTGCGTGCGCTGGAGCGCATGGAGATTGACGCGCTGGTGGCTAAGTCCGGTCGCTCGCGCGACCGGGTATGGTGGCGCACGGGCAAGAGGGCGCCTTCTGAGACGGCCCGCCGCCCGCCGTTGGAACTCGCCATTGCGCTGCTGACGCTGCAACGGCATGCCCCAAATCACTTGCCCAGCCACGTCATCGGTGAACTCGAAGCGTATTTCGCCGGTGCGACAAGGGTTTTGCAGGAAAGCCCCATAGACCGGGCGCTCGTTGACGCCCGCGCCTGGGCGACCAAGACGGTGCGTATCGATGCGGGCTATCCGCTGCGCTCGCCACCGATCCGCGAGGAGATCCTGAATGCCATCCGTCGCGCACTGTATGCCACCAGGGTGCTGACGGTGTGCTATCGCAATTCCCGGCTCGACAGCGAGGCTCCGGCCGAATTCGCGGTCGTGCCGCTTGCGCTGGTCGAGCGTGGCCCGGTGCTCTACCTGGTTGCCAGCCGCCTTAGCAGCGACGGGAGCTTCAAACGCTACCAGCTGCGGCTGGACCGCTTTGTGTCTGCCATTTGCACGGAAGTGCCGGGTGAACCAGATCCGGATTTTGATCTGGACGCCTACGTCCGCCACAACCAGTTCTTCTCTTTCTTTCCCGAGGCGCCGGTGCGCATCGAGCTGCGAGTCAGGGAGGATGGCAGCATCAGGAACCTGTTTCGCGAACAGAAGCTGGCCGACGATCAGGAGATCGTCGAGGAAGAGGGTGGCTTTCGTCTGGCCGCCACGGTCATTCCTTCCATTGAGCTGCGCAACCTGCTGATGGAGCGTTCGGCACGCGTGGAAATACTGTCGCCTGCCAGCTTGCGCAAGGAAATCGCCGAGAATCTCAGGCAGGCCTATGCTGCCTATGCGGACAGCGCCGGTACGGCCTGA
- a CDS encoding nuclease-related domain-containing protein, which produces MARVIPDGWETMDASGPLQRELETLSVLAAGLPDGYTVYHSVHWTNVAHVHAIYGEIDFVVVNRAGQLLLIEQKSGYLQETADGLVKHYGTRSRVVSVQMGRTADGLRDKLMRGLNGQTVFIEHLLYCPDYTVRNPVTAGLLPERIVDAGRRAQLCHIIQSILPVGEVEAVADRIHRFLCDTIQLETDVSALIGQARTLVTRVSDGLSHWARQLDMEPFRLRVTGTAGSGKTQLALAEYRDAIARGKRPLYLCYNRPLADHFARIAPAGGLACTFHMLCDLLLRHHGSVPDFTAPEAFARLVADAGQLPVPDGFLFDTVIVDEGQDFAPDWRDMALRHAAPGARLTWLEDPMQNLYGHPPADLSGWVRLRARSNFRSPRPVVRLLQALLPPDVEIEATAPISGSEVEFLVYKDDALLDCVKDGLRQCYSDGFRSEDVVLLSYRGRENSRLLCYDRLGQNRLRSFTGSYDELGQPVYSEGDVLTESVFRFKGQSAPAIVFAEIDFETLSDKELRRLFVGATRATMKLVLVISERAAELLYRRL; this is translated from the coding sequence GTGGCACGCGTGATTCCAGACGGCTGGGAAACGATGGACGCGAGCGGTCCGCTCCAGCGCGAGCTCGAGACGCTCTCAGTGCTTGCCGCCGGGCTGCCCGACGGCTACACGGTCTATCATTCGGTGCACTGGACCAATGTGGCGCACGTGCATGCGATCTACGGCGAAATCGATTTCGTCGTGGTGAACCGCGCGGGCCAGCTGCTCCTCATCGAGCAGAAGAGCGGCTATCTTCAGGAGACCGCCGACGGCCTGGTCAAGCACTACGGTACCCGGTCGCGGGTCGTTTCGGTACAGATGGGCCGCACGGCCGATGGCTTGCGCGACAAGCTCATGCGCGGCCTGAACGGGCAAACGGTGTTCATCGAGCATCTGCTGTATTGCCCGGATTACACCGTACGCAATCCGGTGACGGCGGGCTTGCTGCCGGAGCGCATCGTGGATGCGGGGCGGCGCGCGCAGCTCTGCCATATCATCCAGTCGATCCTGCCGGTGGGCGAAGTGGAGGCTGTCGCGGACCGAATCCATCGTTTCCTGTGCGACACGATCCAGCTGGAGACCGATGTAAGCGCGTTGATCGGCCAGGCGCGCACGCTGGTGACGCGCGTATCGGACGGCTTGTCGCATTGGGCGCGCCAGCTTGACATGGAGCCGTTCCGGCTGCGCGTGACTGGCACGGCCGGATCGGGCAAGACGCAGCTGGCGCTGGCGGAGTACCGCGATGCAATCGCGCGCGGCAAGCGTCCGCTCTATCTCTGCTACAACCGGCCGCTGGCCGATCACTTCGCGCGCATCGCCCCGGCGGGCGGGCTGGCCTGTACGTTCCACATGCTGTGCGACTTGTTGCTCAGGCATCACGGCAGCGTGCCGGATTTCACTGCGCCGGAGGCCTTCGCGCGGCTGGTGGCGGACGCCGGGCAGCTTCCTGTGCCGGACGGCTTCCTGTTCGACACAGTGATCGTGGACGAGGGGCAGGACTTCGCGCCGGACTGGCGCGACATGGCGCTGCGGCACGCAGCGCCGGGCGCGCGCTTGACCTGGCTGGAGGATCCCATGCAGAACCTGTATGGCCACCCGCCGGCGGACCTGTCGGGCTGGGTGCGACTGCGCGCGCGCAGCAACTTCCGCAGCCCGCGGCCAGTGGTCAGGCTACTGCAGGCGCTGCTGCCGCCGGATGTGGAGATCGAGGCGACAGCGCCGATCTCCGGTAGCGAGGTGGAGTTCCTGGTCTACAAGGACGACGCGCTGCTGGACTGCGTAAAGGATGGACTGCGTCAGTGCTATTCGGATGGCTTCCGTTCGGAAGACGTGGTGCTGCTGAGCTACCGCGGCCGCGAGAATTCGCGGCTGCTCTGCTATGACCGGCTTGGGCAGAACCGGCTGCGTTCCTTCACCGGCAGCTATGACGAGTTGGGCCAGCCGGTGTATTCGGAGGGCGACGTGCTGACGGAATCGGTGTTCCGCTTCAAGGGGCAATCCGCGCCGGCCATCGTGTTCGCCGAGATCGACTTCGAGACGCTGAGTGATAAGGAACTCCGGCGGCTGTTCGTGGGTGCTACTCGGGCGACGATGAAGCTGGTGCTGGTGATATCTGAACGAGCAGCAGAATTGTTGTATAGGCGGCTGTAG
- a CDS encoding patatin-like phospholipase family protein: protein MQTPEGRAMTQMKVGLVLSGGGAKGAYQVGVVKALRETSTQVDMVAGASIGALNGAVLAAAPSFAAGVDRLDELWAALQVSSPLAPNFPAYLGLLVSGGLHLQAMGTIDKLAGLARQAGLRLSLSPAMRDFALLSNAPLRQMMDRFLQLEDLKRGLPLHVSLFRSDGAAQDLLRVAAAELGLADTPDSEFVHVQGLEPAQQRTALMASAAIPLLFAPGEVNGRRYSDGGQGGWQKVQGNTPIAPLLRAGCNLVIVTHLSDGSLWSRHDFPDATILEIRPQSRIGRHGGPFGGAADLLGFDAASIPSWIEQGYRDTLASIGPLRDAIVGRQALRDSESRLADSERALDAGRAGLSVAIDRLR, encoded by the coding sequence TTGCAGACGCCTGAAGGAAGAGCGATGACGCAGATGAAAGTGGGCCTGGTACTGTCAGGTGGCGGTGCCAAGGGAGCCTATCAGGTTGGAGTGGTCAAGGCACTGCGCGAAACCAGCACGCAGGTGGATATGGTTGCAGGCGCCAGTATCGGTGCGCTAAATGGTGCGGTGCTGGCAGCGGCGCCATCCTTCGCGGCGGGAGTCGACCGCCTCGACGAACTTTGGGCCGCGCTGCAGGTTTCGTCACCGCTGGCACCCAATTTTCCCGCGTATCTAGGCTTACTGGTATCCGGCGGGCTGCATCTGCAAGCGATGGGGACCATCGATAAGCTAGCGGGGCTGGCCCGCCAGGCCGGACTGAGACTATCGCTGTCGCCTGCCATGCGTGACTTTGCGCTGCTGTCGAACGCGCCACTGCGGCAAATGATGGACCGCTTCCTGCAACTGGAGGACTTGAAGCGCGGCTTGCCACTTCATGTTTCGTTGTTCCGCAGCGATGGCGCCGCCCAGGACCTCCTGCGCGTGGCCGCTGCCGAGCTCGGGCTCGCCGATACGCCGGATTCGGAGTTTGTGCACGTGCAAGGTCTGGAACCTGCTCAGCAGCGCACAGCGCTGATGGCCTCCGCCGCGATACCGCTGCTTTTTGCGCCGGGCGAGGTCAATGGCCGGCGCTACTCGGACGGTGGCCAGGGCGGCTGGCAAAAGGTACAGGGTAATACCCCTATCGCCCCGCTGCTGCGGGCGGGCTGCAACCTGGTCATTGTCACCCATCTCTCCGATGGGTCCCTGTGGAGCCGCCACGACTTCCCCGATGCCACGATCCTGGAGATCCGGCCACAATCGCGCATCGGGCGGCATGGTGGCCCGTTCGGCGGCGCGGCCGACCTGCTCGGCTTCGATGCCGCCAGCATACCCAGTTGGATCGAGCAAGGCTACCGGGACACCCTGGCGAGCATTGGCCCGCTGCGCGACGCGATTGTCGGGCGGCAGGCGCTACGCGACAGTGAGAGCCGGCTGGCCGACAGCGAGCGCGCGCTGGATGCGGGCCGGGCTGGATTGTCCGTTGCCATAGATCGCCTGAGGTGA
- a CDS encoding diguanylate cyclase regulator RdcB family protein: MLTSLPEKFVVDLANGIHVNRDHLRRQGERGGFFARMYDTLNGAAARRQGEINSNVNKGIDGALRWLTELTQAQARSNLAITRVNERILALQGDVTLLANYSADTREQLEALSRSVGERVGSLAQDLARIDLKQRAGNHVELIFNRWRAGRFGAFAIYGRCYVAMEELRWGVFGDYCRSLSRHERSGVIESVVNRSIGQMKEDAGCEASTRLDTRRWLAPAARPDAASLEALAYLSDWANAEAAPFAFAAAQRPEVLPLAVPRLSSAGRLTEALAVEIFADA, translated from the coding sequence GTGCTGACCAGCCTGCCCGAGAAGTTCGTGGTTGACCTGGCCAACGGTATCCATGTCAACCGCGATCATCTGCGTCGGCAAGGGGAACGCGGAGGATTCTTCGCGCGCATGTATGACACGCTCAACGGCGCGGCAGCACGCCGGCAGGGGGAGATCAACAGCAATGTGAACAAGGGCATTGATGGTGCGCTCAGGTGGCTGACCGAGCTGACGCAGGCGCAGGCGCGCAGCAATCTCGCCATCACTCGCGTGAACGAGCGAATCCTCGCGCTGCAGGGGGACGTTACGCTGCTCGCCAACTATTCTGCGGACACGCGCGAGCAACTGGAGGCCCTGTCGCGGAGCGTCGGCGAGCGGGTAGGTAGCCTTGCCCAGGATCTCGCCCGCATCGACCTGAAGCAGCGTGCGGGTAATCACGTGGAGCTCATCTTCAATCGCTGGCGTGCCGGGCGCTTCGGCGCCTTTGCCATCTACGGCCGGTGCTATGTCGCGATGGAAGAGTTGCGCTGGGGCGTCTTTGGCGACTACTGCCGCAGTCTTTCGCGCCACGAGCGCTCCGGCGTGATCGAGAGCGTGGTGAACCGCTCGATTGGCCAGATGAAGGAGGATGCGGGCTGCGAGGCATCGACGCGGCTCGATACGCGCCGCTGGCTCGCGCCGGCGGCCAGGCCTGATGCGGCCTCGTTGGAGGCGCTTGCCTACCTCAGCGACTGGGCGAATGCCGAAGCGGCACCGTTCGCGTTCGCAGCCGCGCAGCGCCCGGAAGTGCTGCCGCTGGCTGTTCCCAGGCTCAGTTCAGCCGGGCGGTTGACGGAAGCGCTGGCCGTCGAAATCTTTGCAGACGCCTGA
- a CDS encoding dynamin family protein, whose product MHENNIELLGQEAERLLKVKLDLLNKMMAEPGVVAVAQKGEQQYFDQTSTPELIAMLEGERTKLAGLELVLAVVGTMKAGKSTTINAIVGTEVLPNRNRPMTALPTLIRHTPGQAEPVLKFENRAPVQQLLEELREAIGRPENREHAAKLGQDDDMAELLGLIEARGAFGAHFQGPEAIFGLLKGLNDLVRLSRTLGVDFPFASYSNIDELPVIEVEFAHIDKTGNTKGRLTLLDTPGPNEADQPHLRKMLQEQLSRASAVLLVLDYTQLKSNADAELRGEIEQIAELSRGRVFTLVNKFDQTDRNSDSREKVMSYVAGDLMKGQVKPETVFPVSSRWGYLANRARHELARNNRLPDYAQHPWVKDFAEEALGRRWERQIGDMEEVRGGAKTLWEDSGFDLPLERVIRSAHGRAAIMAVQAAVDKLIGMTEKLENFLNTRETALGREANELRKLIKALLDDVARIEEIEKTKKAQAANALEALGRECGAVSKKVKVDAVAVLDAYFKNGKRIEAEAAKAKLGRTGKRSAAHGSDKTEESRKVGFLGILFGDNSKTDADLDFDPSAPLRFDDKDVAKETLDKMQHSIQEVVQKAELSIAQTLGKLITDFEGRFVSEIFEDARKIISDVKGRMGEDGFNVHFHMPGATKLALKVSAKQMVGDMVGAETVSRTGHRRQTGTWGKVCSWFNTTDLGWETYSYDVTRFVIDVEEVKKAVTKEIDKAFSALGKEIDANIKAPIEEGIAQFFDALKLEVEHIRSDLMQSIRDRERSKAEQEALIQQFANLKKVLPPLISDSQELKGDVDRIDSGEELPA is encoded by the coding sequence ATGCACGAGAACAATATTGAACTGCTGGGCCAGGAAGCCGAACGCCTGCTCAAAGTAAAGCTCGATCTGCTGAACAAGATGATGGCCGAGCCTGGTGTTGTCGCCGTCGCCCAGAAAGGCGAGCAGCAGTATTTCGACCAGACCTCGACACCCGAGCTCATTGCGATGCTCGAGGGCGAAAGAACCAAGCTTGCGGGACTCGAGCTGGTGCTCGCTGTGGTAGGGACGATGAAGGCAGGCAAGTCGACTACGATCAACGCGATCGTCGGCACCGAGGTGCTGCCCAACCGCAACCGACCGATGACAGCGTTGCCGACGCTGATCCGCCACACACCAGGTCAGGCGGAGCCGGTGCTCAAGTTCGAGAACCGCGCGCCCGTCCAGCAACTACTGGAAGAACTACGCGAGGCGATCGGTCGGCCGGAAAACCGGGAGCACGCCGCCAAGCTGGGCCAGGACGACGACATGGCCGAACTGCTGGGTCTGATCGAGGCCCGCGGCGCATTCGGCGCGCACTTCCAGGGGCCGGAGGCTATCTTCGGTCTCCTCAAGGGGTTGAACGACCTGGTCCGCCTGTCGCGGACCCTCGGCGTAGATTTCCCGTTCGCGTCCTACAGCAATATCGACGAGCTGCCGGTCATCGAGGTCGAGTTCGCCCATATTGACAAGACAGGGAACACGAAGGGCCGCCTGACGCTACTCGATACACCCGGCCCCAACGAAGCCGACCAGCCGCATCTGCGCAAGATGCTCCAGGAACAGCTAAGCCGCGCCTCCGCGGTGCTGCTTGTGCTCGACTACACGCAGCTCAAGTCGAATGCAGACGCCGAATTGCGTGGCGAAATCGAGCAGATCGCCGAACTCTCGCGGGGCCGCGTTTTCACGCTGGTGAACAAGTTCGACCAGACAGACCGCAACAGCGACAGCCGCGAAAAGGTGATGTCCTACGTTGCCGGGGATCTCATGAAGGGCCAAGTGAAGCCCGAAACGGTATTCCCGGTGTCTTCTCGCTGGGGCTATCTCGCCAATCGGGCGCGGCATGAGCTGGCGCGGAATAACCGGCTTCCGGACTACGCGCAGCATCCCTGGGTCAAGGACTTCGCCGAGGAAGCGTTGGGCCGCCGCTGGGAGCGCCAGATTGGCGACATGGAGGAGGTCCGCGGCGGCGCAAAAACGCTCTGGGAGGACTCCGGATTCGATCTGCCGTTGGAAAGGGTGATTCGCTCGGCCCACGGACGGGCCGCGATCATGGCAGTGCAGGCGGCAGTCGATAAGTTGATTGGCATGACAGAGAAACTCGAGAACTTCCTCAATACCCGTGAGACTGCCCTGGGTCGGGAGGCAAACGAGCTACGCAAGCTGATCAAGGCATTGCTCGACGACGTGGCACGGATCGAAGAAATCGAGAAGACGAAAAAGGCTCAGGCTGCGAATGCCCTGGAGGCGCTGGGCCGCGAATGTGGTGCTGTGTCGAAGAAGGTCAAGGTGGATGCCGTCGCTGTGCTCGATGCGTATTTCAAAAACGGAAAACGCATCGAGGCCGAGGCAGCTAAGGCAAAACTAGGCCGGACGGGGAAACGTAGCGCCGCTCACGGTAGCGACAAGACAGAGGAGAGTCGAAAAGTCGGGTTCCTTGGCATCCTCTTTGGGGACAACAGTAAGACAGATGCAGATCTCGACTTCGATCCGTCCGCCCCGCTGCGTTTCGACGACAAGGATGTCGCAAAGGAAACGCTCGACAAGATGCAGCATTCCATCCAGGAAGTGGTGCAGAAGGCTGAGCTGAGTATTGCACAGACGTTGGGCAAACTTATCACGGACTTCGAAGGCCGGTTCGTCAGTGAAATTTTCGAAGATGCCAGGAAGATCATTTCGGACGTCAAGGGCCGCATGGGGGAAGACGGCTTCAATGTCCATTTCCACATGCCAGGCGCCACCAAGCTTGCGCTCAAGGTCTCCGCGAAACAGATGGTTGGCGACATGGTGGGCGCAGAGACCGTAAGCCGGACTGGCCATCGCCGCCAGACCGGCACGTGGGGAAAGGTGTGCAGTTGGTTCAATACAACGGATCTCGGATGGGAGACCTACAGCTATGACGTGACCCGCTTCGTCATCGACGTGGAGGAGGTGAAGAAGGCGGTCACGAAGGAGATCGACAAGGCATTCTCCGCTCTTGGCAAGGAGATCGACGCCAACATCAAAGCGCCGATCGAGGAAGGCATCGCTCAGTTCTTCGATGCGCTGAAGCTCGAGGTCGAGCATATCCGCAGCGACCTGATGCAGAGCATTCGTGATCGAGAGCGCAGCAAGGCCGAGCAGGAAGCGCTAATCCAGCAGTTCGCAAACCTGAAGAAGGTTCTGCCGCCGCTCATCAGCGACAGCCAGGAACTCAAAGGCGACGTGGACCGGATCGACAGCGGCGAGGAGCTGCCCGCATGA